One genomic window of Candidatus Neomarinimicrobiota bacterium includes the following:
- a CDS encoding SLBB domain-containing protein, whose translation MSTEAEKLKYQKALEKVKREEKRDALIEKRLKELVNQVLDVTLDPKEYIVGPGDLFSVYIWGKVDQQFEAIVSPEGELEIPTIGLIPIGGMSLEKSKLKIVEFSKKTYSGVEISISLVQLRLFRIYVTGNVAHPGTYPVRAVDRISDVIELAGGLDGFADGANVEVSSIDGSVYKFDYLEFMYAGKLSKNRRLLNGDVVHVPTLDWSGRLVTLETYDKRAGSFYLREDENLSSLFRRTGVFSKLTDIEGIYVSRRNGETEETFRVGKSLDELLNFKPKPGDSIIIPSINQMVYVTGEVRHPGAYPYIPDFTSEEYMGYAGGASSAGNGSKIFVIREGNRVKSNSAIIIRRGDTIVVPRKWNRKFRDAFDVFLPLFSIFLSAKAAGLIN comes from the coding sequence ATGTCGACAGAGGCGGAAAAACTAAAATACCAGAAAGCGCTGGAAAAGGTGAAAAGGGAGGAGAAAAGGGACGCCTTGATCGAGAAGCGGTTAAAGGAGCTGGTCAATCAGGTATTGGACGTCACTCTCGATCCAAAAGAGTATATAGTCGGGCCGGGAGATTTATTTTCAGTATATATTTGGGGTAAGGTCGATCAGCAATTCGAGGCGATCGTTTCTCCGGAAGGAGAATTAGAAATTCCCACAATCGGTCTGATACCTATAGGCGGAATGAGCCTCGAGAAATCAAAACTGAAGATAGTGGAGTTCAGTAAGAAAACATACTCCGGCGTGGAAATATCCATATCCCTTGTTCAGCTCAGATTATTTCGGATATATGTAACGGGAAACGTAGCTCATCCGGGTACTTATCCCGTTAGAGCGGTGGACAGAATTTCCGACGTGATTGAGCTGGCAGGCGGTCTTGATGGATTCGCCGACGGAGCAAACGTTGAAGTTTCCTCGATAGACGGAAGCGTCTATAAATTCGATTATCTTGAATTCATGTATGCGGGTAAGCTTTCAAAAAACAGGCGTCTGTTGAACGGTGACGTCGTTCATGTTCCCACACTTGATTGGTCAGGTAGGCTGGTAACGTTGGAGACGTATGACAAAAGAGCGGGTTCTTTTTATCTAAGAGAGGACGAGAACTTATCCTCGTTGTTTCGAAGAACCGGAGTCTTTTCCAAATTGACGGATATAGAAGGAATTTACGTCTCGAGAAGAAACGGAGAAACCGAAGAAACGTTCAGAGTGGGCAAATCGCTTGATGAATTATTAAATTTCAAACCGAAGCCGGGAGACAGCATCATAATTCCGTCGATAAACCAGATGGTCTACGTAACAGGCGAGGTAAGACATCCCGGAGCTTACCCGTACATACCCGACTTCACCTCTGAGGAATATATGGGATACGCGGGCGGCGCCAGCTCCGCCGGCAACGGAAGTAAAATTTTCGTAATCAGAGAAGGAAACAGAGTAAAAAGTAACTCTGCAATTATTATCCGGAGGGGAGACACGATAGTAGTCCCGAGGAAATGGAACCGCAAATTCAGAGACGCTTTTGACGTTTTCCTTCCGCTCTTTTCAATATTCTTAAGCGCAAAAGCAGCGGGATTGATAAATTAA
- a CDS encoding sugar transferase, which produces MNLRKNETFILVALDFAATFTALFLFYLFKFKSGLISNPVPLFLRDIPLPVSLISAGWVLFFWFSGLYAIKSPTSRFDEALSVVKTVSVGTLIVFLFTIQLSNMISPSRIIVITYWAGMIFFVVGARVAFRTFQKRRLMRGEELLPSILVGWNNRARALNSRIKSYPGLGYDVVGFVSTRPEDLGESSEGVPVIGSIRDLPAIIQEKGVKEIILALSPNEHERLLDVVNIVNGGSVGIKISPDMYDIISGQARTNQIYGLPLIDILPELMPAWERSVKRIVDIAVSVGVITLFLPLWVLIGLLIKIDSRGSILYSQERVGRDGRVFNILKFRSMSSGAESKTGPVWAAQDDPRITSFGKFLRISRIDEVPQFINVLKGDMSLVGPRPERPYFVEKLKNDLPLYTKRLRIRPGITGWAQIKHKYDESLDDVKRKLRYDLFYLENMSLRMDFKILLSTMIVILTGRGH; this is translated from the coding sequence TTGAATCTCAGAAAAAACGAAACGTTCATATTGGTAGCCCTTGATTTTGCGGCAACATTTACCGCACTTTTTCTGTTTTATTTGTTTAAATTCAAAAGCGGATTAATATCAAATCCGGTACCTTTGTTTCTAAGAGATATACCTCTGCCTGTTTCACTTATATCCGCCGGCTGGGTGCTGTTTTTCTGGTTTTCCGGATTGTACGCCATAAAATCTCCCACTTCGCGGTTCGATGAGGCGCTCAGCGTAGTTAAGACCGTCTCGGTAGGTACCCTGATAGTATTTCTGTTTACGATTCAATTAAGCAACATGATCTCTCCGAGCCGTATTATAGTTATAACATACTGGGCCGGAATGATCTTTTTCGTTGTCGGGGCGCGGGTCGCATTCAGAACTTTTCAAAAACGGCGATTGATGCGGGGCGAGGAGCTGCTGCCGTCGATATTGGTAGGGTGGAACAATAGAGCGAGAGCGCTCAATTCGAGAATAAAATCGTATCCGGGTTTGGGATATGACGTAGTGGGTTTTGTCTCCACGCGTCCCGAAGACCTGGGAGAGTCCTCCGAAGGCGTACCGGTAATCGGTTCGATAAGAGATCTTCCGGCTATCATTCAGGAAAAGGGCGTCAAAGAGATTATTTTAGCGCTGTCGCCAAATGAACATGAGCGGCTTCTTGACGTGGTGAATATCGTCAACGGCGGATCGGTCGGTATAAAAATCAGCCCTGACATGTACGACATCATCAGCGGTCAGGCGCGGACGAATCAGATTTACGGACTGCCGCTCATTGACATTCTTCCGGAGTTGATGCCGGCGTGGGAAAGGTCGGTTAAAAGGATCGTGGATATCGCAGTTTCGGTCGGCGTGATAACGCTATTTCTCCCCCTGTGGGTGTTGATAGGGTTGTTAATTAAAATAGATTCAAGAGGGAGTATTCTTTACAGTCAGGAACGCGTAGGAAGAGACGGCAGGGTGTTCAACATACTGAAGTTCCGTTCGATGAGTTCAGGCGCAGAAAGCAAGACGGGTCCCGTATGGGCAGCTCAAGACGATCCGAGGATCACGAGTTTCGGAAAGTTCCTCCGCATATCCCGAATCGATGAAGTCCCGCAGTTCATAAACGTCCTTAAGGGAGATATGAGTCTTGTCGGTCCCCGGCCCGAAAGGCCGTATTTTGTTGAAAAACTCAAGAACGATTTACCGCTCTATACAAAACGGTTGAGAATCCGTCCCGGCATAACAGGATGGGCACAAATCAAACACAAGTATGATGAATCTCTCGATGACGTAAAACGTAAACTCAGATATGATCTGTTCTACTTAGAGAACATGTCGCTCAGAATGGACTTTAAAATTTTACTGTCGACTATGATAGTAATACTGACCGGCAGGGGACACTAA
- the serS gene encoding serine--tRNA ligase, with the protein MIDIKLIRDDTKRMTERVSLKGDKVDFEPIIKLDSKRRAVLEEVESLRARRNTVSEEISQAKKKGEEAEEKISEMREVSNKIKDLDDSLRETEDKLKELLLNVPNPPHDSVPHGKDASENKIVREWEDKPKSDFALKDHMELGTSLGILDFSSASKISGSGFPLYLGMGAKLERGLINFMLDVQTEEHGYKEVFPPFLVNEESAITTGQLPKFRDDMYVSSQEELFLIPTAEIPLTNIHRNEILPEGRLPISYAAYSPCFRREAGSYGKDTKGFLRVHQFNKVELVKFTRPEDSYDALEEILLHAEEILKRLELHYRVVELSTGDLSFAAAKCYDIEVWAPAEGKYLEVSSCSNFESFQARRGNIRYRQNEGGVDFVHTLNGSGLATSRLMVALLETHQTEEGSIHLPDPLVPYVGTAVIKAEEE; encoded by the coding sequence ATGATAGATATTAAACTGATAAGGGACGATACGAAGCGTATGACGGAAAGGGTGTCGTTAAAAGGGGATAAGGTCGACTTTGAGCCTATAATAAAACTCGACTCGAAACGGAGAGCTGTTTTAGAGGAAGTTGAGAGTCTGCGGGCGCGAAGGAACACCGTATCCGAGGAGATCAGCCAGGCTAAGAAAAAGGGGGAGGAAGCCGAAGAAAAGATCAGTGAGATGCGAGAGGTTTCTAATAAAATAAAAGATCTGGACGACTCGCTGCGGGAGACGGAAGATAAGCTCAAAGAGCTGCTGCTGAATGTACCGAATCCGCCGCACGATAGCGTCCCGCACGGAAAAGATGCGTCGGAGAATAAGATCGTCAGGGAATGGGAGGATAAGCCGAAGAGCGATTTCGCCCTGAAGGATCACATGGAGCTCGGAACATCTCTCGGAATCCTGGATTTTTCCTCGGCTTCCAAAATTTCAGGATCCGGGTTTCCTCTCTATCTCGGTATGGGAGCTAAGCTCGAAAGAGGTCTTATCAACTTCATGCTCGACGTTCAAACGGAAGAACACGGCTACAAGGAGGTATTTCCGCCCTTTCTGGTTAATGAGGAAAGCGCCATTACCACCGGGCAGCTGCCGAAGTTCAGGGATGACATGTACGTCAGTTCACAGGAGGAACTCTTCCTCATCCCGACGGCAGAGATTCCATTGACAAACATACACAGGAACGAAATATTGCCGGAAGGAAGACTCCCGATCTCTTATGCGGCGTATTCACCCTGTTTCAGGCGTGAAGCGGGGTCTTACGGAAAGGATACGAAAGGATTTTTGAGGGTTCACCAGTTCAACAAGGTCGAGCTTGTGAAATTCACGCGACCTGAAGATTCCTACGATGCCTTAGAGGAGATATTATTGCATGCCGAGGAGATATTGAAAAGGCTCGAACTGCACTACAGGGTTGTGGAGCTATCGACAGGCGATCTTTCGTTTGCGGCTGCAAAATGTTATGACATCGAGGTTTGGGCGCCCGCCGAGGGTAAATATTTAGAGGTCTCCTCATGCAGTAACTTCGAATCGTTTCAGGCAAGGCGCGGGAATATCAGGTACCGTCAAAACGAAGGCGGCGTAGATTTCGTTCACACGCTCAACGGGAGCGGACTGGCTACTTCCCGTCTCATGGTCGCCCTTTTGGAAACTCACCAGACCGAAGAGGGAAGCATACATCTTCCCGACCCCCTCGTACCGTACGTCGGCACGGCTGTGATAAAAGCAGAGGAGGAGTGA
- a CDS encoding 1-acyl-sn-glycerol-3-phosphate acyltransferase: MFRSVMTVVSALIITGVVSVFAVILTLIDYSGNSTGRMTRAWAWIVLKIAGISVEIDGLDKLERGKSYVFISNHASLLDIPAVLYSLPFQLRFLAKKELYKFPVFGLALRMAGHIRIDRGNLESAVESLKKASVQLKKRKASAMVFAEGTRTLDGRVGRFKKGGIILAISMGIPIVPVSILGSRELAPKGDMMIKRGTIRLKVGNPVATEGRDISDRNELVKEIRNVVIKNMAYESAVQ; the protein is encoded by the coding sequence TTGTTCCGATCAGTTATGACGGTAGTCTCGGCGTTAATTATAACCGGAGTCGTCAGCGTATTCGCGGTGATTCTGACACTAATAGATTATTCGGGAAACTCGACCGGCAGAATGACGCGTGCGTGGGCGTGGATCGTTTTGAAAATTGCCGGCATAAGCGTTGAAATCGACGGGCTCGATAAATTAGAACGGGGGAAAAGCTACGTATTCATATCGAATCATGCGAGCCTCTTGGACATACCGGCGGTGCTCTATTCTCTGCCGTTTCAGCTTAGGTTTTTAGCAAAAAAAGAGCTCTACAAGTTCCCTGTTTTCGGACTTGCTCTGCGAATGGCGGGGCATATAAGGATCGACAGAGGAAACCTCGAATCCGCAGTCGAGAGCCTCAAAAAGGCTTCGGTGCAACTTAAAAAGCGCAAAGCGTCGGCGATGGTCTTCGCAGAGGGTACCCGCACATTGGACGGACGCGTCGGACGATTCAAAAAGGGCGGAATAATTTTGGCGATCTCAATGGGAATACCGATAGTGCCTGTTTCGATCTTGGGGAGCCGGGAGCTTGCCCCCAAGGGAGATATGATGATAAAACGGGGAACGATAAGGCTAAAAGTGGGAAATCCGGTAGCCACGGAAGGAAGGGATATATCCGACAGGAACGAACTTGTGAAAGAGATCAGGAATGTGGTGATAAAAAACATGGCTTACGAAAGTGCCGTACAATAA
- a CDS encoding DUF2851 family protein, translating into MPYNNLRLNFSVISESVRNYSTENLKESEIALRWLRSSKSMAGKLFSSGGSKVAVLEPGEPNRDSGPDFLGAMLLIDGEVKRGDVEIHLRARSWYEHNHHSDPAFANVILHVVAFEPKGDQTIDHAGRIIPTLVFPLSEDWNARLSKKLQWPWNDGCYHERPEMREGEIYLELLRLGKERLNHKRKSFKLQLEAGHSYGDIFYRGLARALGYSKNSTQFSRFSRMLSLDDIHRVIRTDGAGSKEDKTLESLLFGFSGLIDTGSSDKRRRALSRKWHEISHLIVQAPMNGSDWKFFRLRPQNFPTRRMAALAGFLKRYDPERFVQLAAFAAVNFKSPEKFIMALEESLILRGDPYWNQMSRFGKDLRRRSALIGKARARTIALNVVLPLLGVFAVEESDSALEARVNRIAFVYPPEQDNSILRHIRRFVLPCSPDHPMFSSSAMVQQGMIHLYNRWCSRGEVQNCPLSIQTKGKLFG; encoded by the coding sequence GTGCCGTACAATAATCTTAGACTAAATTTTAGCGTCATTTCGGAATCGGTCCGGAATTATTCGACGGAGAACCTCAAAGAGAGCGAGATAGCGCTCAGATGGCTCCGATCGAGCAAGTCGATGGCGGGGAAACTCTTCAGTTCCGGGGGCAGCAAGGTGGCTGTTTTAGAGCCGGGAGAGCCGAACAGGGATTCGGGACCTGATTTTTTAGGAGCAATGCTTCTGATAGACGGGGAGGTCAAAAGGGGCGACGTCGAGATTCACCTTCGGGCGCGTTCATGGTACGAACATAACCACCACAGCGATCCGGCGTTTGCGAACGTCATTCTTCACGTAGTGGCATTTGAGCCGAAAGGGGATCAAACGATAGACCATGCAGGCAGAATAATTCCCACGTTGGTATTTCCTTTATCCGAAGACTGGAATGCCCGGCTGAGCAAAAAACTCCAATGGCCCTGGAACGACGGGTGCTATCACGAGCGGCCGGAGATGAGAGAAGGAGAGATATATCTTGAACTTCTGAGGCTCGGCAAGGAGAGATTGAACCATAAACGTAAGAGCTTCAAATTGCAGCTGGAGGCGGGGCACAGCTACGGTGATATTTTCTACAGGGGTTTAGCGAGAGCCTTGGGGTACTCCAAAAATTCTACACAGTTCAGCCGGTTCAGCAGGATGCTGAGCCTCGACGATATTCACAGGGTGATTCGGACAGATGGAGCCGGATCGAAAGAGGATAAAACACTCGAATCATTGCTCTTCGGCTTTTCCGGGCTTATCGACACAGGCAGCAGCGATAAGCGGCGAAGAGCGCTTTCGAGGAAATGGCATGAAATCAGTCATTTAATAGTGCAAGCCCCGATGAACGGCAGCGATTGGAAGTTCTTCCGGCTGCGTCCCCAGAACTTTCCGACAAGGCGTATGGCCGCTCTCGCCGGGTTCCTCAAACGGTACGATCCTGAACGGTTCGTACAATTGGCAGCCTTCGCAGCCGTGAATTTCAAATCGCCCGAAAAATTTATTATGGCTTTAGAGGAGTCTTTGATTTTACGGGGTGATCCGTACTGGAACCAAATGTCCCGGTTCGGAAAAGATCTGCGGAGGAGATCCGCGCTGATAGGAAAAGCGAGAGCAAGGACGATCGCTCTGAACGTCGTTCTCCCTCTCCTCGGTGTTTTTGCTGTCGAAGAATCCGACAGCGCGCTTGAGGCGAGAGTCAACAGAATAGCTTTTGTATATCCGCCCGAACAGGACAACTCGATATTGAGGCATATAAGAAGATTCGTGCTGCCGTGTTCTCCTGATCATCCGATGTTCTCGAGCTCTGCGATGGTGCAGCAAGGAATGATCCATCTTTACAACCGTTGGTGTTCGAGAGGGGAGGTCCAGAACTGTCCCCTCTCGATTCAGACAAAGGGAAAGCTGTTTGGGTGA
- the rfaE2 gene encoding D-glycero-beta-D-manno-heptose 1-phosphate adenylyltransferase, whose product MGELKRFEELGAISEKAHNEGKKIVFTNGIFDILHLGHLNYLEESRKLGDLLVIGVNSDRSTRSIKGKGRPLNGERDRALLLAGLKCVDIVVLFDEDSPLELIKTVRPDFLVKGSDYSAEEIVGKKEVEAQGGEVRRIPLLEGYSTTLILQKISKAAKSSD is encoded by the coding sequence TTGGGTGAGCTCAAAAGATTCGAAGAACTCGGCGCTATCAGCGAAAAAGCGCATAACGAAGGCAAAAAAATCGTGTTCACCAACGGTATCTTCGACATTCTGCACCTCGGTCATCTGAATTATTTGGAGGAGAGCAGGAAATTGGGCGACCTCCTCGTTATCGGAGTGAATTCCGATCGTTCGACCCGTTCGATCAAGGGAAAGGGGAGGCCGTTGAACGGTGAAAGAGACCGGGCGCTGCTTTTAGCAGGTTTAAAGTGCGTAGATATAGTCGTTCTTTTTGACGAAGACAGTCCATTGGAGCTTATAAAAACGGTGCGGCCGGATTTTCTTGTCAAGGGGTCCGATTATTCAGCGGAAGAAATCGTCGGCAAAAAAGAAGTGGAAGCTCAGGGCGGAGAAGTGCGGAGAATACCCCTTTTGGAAGGTTATTCAACGACTCTCATTCTACAAAAAATTTCAAAGGCAGCGAAGAGTTCAGATTGA
- a CDS encoding LysM peptidoglycan-binding domain-containing protein — protein sequence MNNSKIGIIMLLFWSAGCSTAPTDKSGAELIATESDIGTGILSDDWETLRDAKIHYAQAMIAEDLSDTSRMREEYDLAVSLLGEIDLYDNSSNAFESEFQATANKVSKDYQLALRRLQIRYGNSSDLSLMEKLELFDSIDDTSGIAVKVLQEYADDLGMEIPLVINGSVMRIVRFFQTEASESFDLWLKRKGAYQQMFESILVEEGLPKELVYLAMVESGFSPRAYSWAHAAGPWQFIYGTGRLYGLKRDWWVDERRNPIKSTHAAARYIKDLFTEFGDWYLVMAAYNSGSNRVKRAMKRGNTENYWELLTLPRETRNYVPSFIAAAIIGEDPEAFGFDVNPESPLSFEEVKIKGSISLSVISKAAGVSVEDLRRLNPELRRNATPPRDYGYSLLLPMGTAEQFNQNFAELPEKERTGYVRHKVRRGEALSTIAARYGVPVGRIVRVNSIRNRNSIRAGKILLIPTNSSVFSSAGSKRIESRSAVPKNSKPIKYRVKKGDTLGHIAEYYNTTALKLRAWNGLRYGKPIYEGESLNVYLPEYLKLSQPVYSVADPRLFLLHYRVKAGESLSALAAKFEVKTDELRLWNSIKGNELKAGSLINVWTMKAVEADITLKNVKLTIHTVRRGDTLWDIARKNGVSISEMFSWNPWAEDNPIKPGDRIKIYRR from the coding sequence ATGAATAACAGCAAGATAGGCATAATTATGCTCCTCTTCTGGAGTGCGGGATGCTCAACCGCACCCACCGATAAGAGCGGCGCGGAACTGATCGCGACAGAGAGCGATATAGGAACCGGGATCTTATCGGATGACTGGGAGACATTGCGGGACGCCAAAATTCATTATGCCCAGGCGATGATAGCCGAGGATCTGTCCGACACTTCCCGCATGCGTGAAGAGTATGATCTTGCGGTCTCACTGCTCGGGGAGATCGATCTCTACGATAATTCATCAAACGCATTCGAATCGGAGTTTCAGGCGACCGCCAATAAAGTTTCCAAAGATTATCAGTTAGCGCTTAGAAGACTCCAGATCAGATACGGGAATTCATCGGATTTGAGCTTGATGGAAAAGCTGGAGCTCTTCGATTCGATTGACGACACTTCCGGGATAGCGGTTAAGGTCCTTCAGGAATACGCCGATGATTTAGGCATGGAAATACCGCTTGTGATAAACGGCAGTGTGATGAGAATAGTGCGGTTTTTCCAGACCGAAGCTTCCGAGTCGTTTGATCTGTGGCTTAAGCGAAAAGGCGCCTATCAGCAGATGTTTGAATCGATCCTCGTAGAGGAAGGACTGCCCAAGGAATTGGTGTATTTGGCGATGGTTGAAAGCGGTTTTTCGCCGAGAGCTTACTCGTGGGCACACGCCGCCGGACCGTGGCAGTTTATTTACGGCACGGGCAGGCTGTACGGATTGAAAAGGGATTGGTGGGTTGATGAGCGGAGAAATCCGATTAAGTCAACTCATGCAGCGGCGCGATATATAAAAGATCTGTTCACGGAATTCGGGGATTGGTATTTAGTGATGGCGGCATACAACTCGGGCTCGAACAGGGTCAAACGCGCAATGAAAAGAGGAAACACCGAAAATTACTGGGAGCTGCTGACACTGCCGCGGGAAACAAGGAATTACGTACCTTCGTTTATAGCCGCTGCTATCATAGGAGAGGATCCGGAAGCTTTCGGTTTTGACGTCAATCCGGAAAGCCCTCTCTCCTTTGAGGAGGTAAAAATTAAGGGAAGCATCAGTTTATCCGTCATATCAAAAGCCGCAGGGGTCAGCGTCGAAGACCTGAGGAGGTTAAACCCCGAACTCAGACGTAACGCAACGCCTCCCCGCGATTACGGGTACTCTCTTTTGCTGCCCATGGGGACGGCAGAACAATTCAATCAGAACTTCGCCGAACTACCCGAGAAGGAGCGGACGGGGTACGTCCGCCACAAGGTGAGGAGGGGTGAGGCGCTTTCTACAATTGCAGCCAGATACGGTGTTCCGGTCGGTCGGATAGTGCGTGTTAATTCGATAAGGAACCGCAATTCTATCAGGGCCGGCAAAATCCTGTTAATCCCGACCAACAGCAGTGTGTTTTCTTCTGCGGGCTCCAAGAGAATCGAAAGCCGCTCCGCCGTGCCTAAAAATTCCAAGCCGATCAAATACAGAGTCAAAAAAGGCGATACGCTCGGTCACATAGCGGAGTATTATAATACTACAGCTTTAAAGCTCAGGGCGTGGAACGGATTAAGGTACGGTAAACCGATCTACGAGGGAGAGAGTTTAAACGTTTATCTGCCGGAGTATTTGAAATTATCCCAGCCCGTATATTCGGTTGCCGATCCACGACTTTTCCTCTTACACTATCGTGTGAAAGCGGGTGAATCTCTCTCCGCTTTAGCGGCAAAATTTGAAGTTAAAACGGATGAGTTGAGGCTCTGGAATTCGATAAAGGGGAATGAGTTAAAGGCAGGGTCATTGATAAATGTATGGACGATGAAGGCTGTCGAGGCTGATATCACCTTGAAGAACGTGAAGTTGACAATCCATACGGTGCGAAGAGGCGATACGTTATGGGATATTGCAAGGAAAAACGGCGTCTCTATCTCGGAGATGTTCTCCTGGAACCCGTGGGCGGAGGATAATCCGATAAAACCGGGCGACCGAATCAAGATTTACAGGAGGTAA
- the sppA gene encoding signal peptide peptidase SppA, which translates to MTRKRNILTALLITSVFFVFTLFLVIAYKYISGGEINISDGKPLIAVVELSGPIYDSNSIIRQFKKYGDDEDIDAILFRISSPGGGVSASQEIYQEVRKVRDSGKPILASLGAVAASGGYYVALGADKIMSNPATVTGSIGVIVGLPNYEGLMNKLGLSFVNITSGPLKDSGSPYRKLRKDDRDVFQEVVDDLYDQFVNTVSVERGMTIERVRELADGRIYSGNQAKKFGLIDTLGTYQDALDYAVELAGLTGKPNILKEKRRKSSLLDLFFGDAQDLLRVFDRVALPEYKLNLNF; encoded by the coding sequence ATGACACGTAAACGAAATATATTGACCGCTCTTTTGATAACCTCCGTCTTTTTCGTTTTCACATTGTTCCTTGTCATCGCTTATAAGTATATCAGCGGGGGGGAAATAAATATATCGGACGGAAAACCTCTGATAGCAGTTGTCGAGTTGTCAGGCCCGATATACGATTCCAATTCTATAATAAGACAGTTCAAGAAGTACGGTGACGATGAGGATATCGATGCTATTCTGTTCAGGATATCGAGTCCGGGAGGCGGAGTATCGGCATCGCAGGAGATATATCAAGAAGTGAGGAAGGTCAGGGACTCGGGCAAGCCGATCCTCGCATCTCTGGGTGCCGTGGCGGCGAGCGGAGGCTATTATGTAGCCCTGGGCGCCGATAAGATAATGTCGAATCCCGCCACGGTAACCGGATCGATCGGAGTCATAGTAGGGCTTCCGAACTATGAGGGTCTTATGAACAAGCTCGGGCTGAGTTTCGTCAATATAACGAGCGGCCCCTTGAAGGACAGCGGATCTCCTTACAGGAAACTCAGGAAAGATGACAGGGATGTTTTTCAGGAGGTTGTAGACGATCTTTACGATCAATTCGTAAATACGGTCTCCGTCGAAAGGGGAATGACGATAGAGAGAGTGCGCGAATTAGCGGACGGAAGAATCTATTCCGGCAATCAGGCAAAAAAGTTCGGCTTGATAGATACGCTCGGTACATATCAGGACGCCCTGGACTACGCAGTCGAATTGGCGGGCTTGACCGGCAAACCGAATATATTGAAAGAAAAGAGACGAAAATCTTCGCTGCTCGATCTTTTCTTCGGGGACGCACAGGATCTTTTGAGAGTATTCGACAGAGTCGCCCTGCCGGAATATAAGTTAAACTTAAATTTTTAG
- a CDS encoding integration host factor subunit beta encodes MTKADIVDIIAEATGLTKVETEAVIDGFLSTIKSALQEGERVEFRGFGSFNVKKRQPKKARNPGTGEVIYLPERYVPTFKASKILRDQISANLKKD; translated from the coding sequence GTGACTAAAGCGGACATTGTAGACATTATAGCAGAAGCAACGGGTCTGACTAAAGTAGAAACAGAAGCTGTCATCGACGGGTTTTTAAGCACTATTAAAAGCGCCTTGCAGGAGGGCGAGCGCGTTGAATTCCGCGGGTTCGGGAGTTTTAACGTTAAAAAGCGACAGCCCAAAAAAGCCAGGAACCCGGGGACGGGTGAAGTGATCTACCTCCCCGAGAGATACGTTCCCACATTTAAGGCATCGAAAATATTGAGGGATCAGATCTCGGCAAATTTAAAAAAAGATTAA